GAAAAACACCATGAAGAAGCTCATTAATATTTTGATATAATTCAATCAAACAAAAAACCCCGCTATATACGGGGTTTTTTGTTTGTATAACTCACCCACCAAAGTGACTACTATTCTTTATTGGATATGTTATTTTGTAATTTAAATGCCTTAACTGTATTTTTTAAAAGCATTGCTATTGTCATTGGCCCAACCCCTCCTGGTACAGGTGTAATGGCATATGCAATTTCAGAAACCTCATCAAACTTCACATCACCCACTAATTTTGTTTTACCTGGATTCTCAGGGTCCTCTATTCTGTTTATGCCAACATCAATAACAACTGCACCTTTTTTAACCATATCTTTTGTTATCATATGAGCCTTACCAACAGCAACCACCAGAATATCTGCCTGTCTGGTGTAATACCCTATATCCTTTGTCGCGGTATGGCATACTGTTACAATGCAATTTGCTCTGTCATTTTTCTGCACCATCAAATTGGCAAGTGGCTTACCAACAATATTGCTCCGACCAACAATGACTATATGTTTTCCTTTTATATCAGGCATTGTCCTCACAATCAGTTCCTGACATCCATACGGTGTACAGGGAATAAAGCAATCTTCACCAATGACAAGCTTTCCAGTATTTACTGGATGAAAACCATCAACATCCTTAAAAGGATCAATTGCGTTAATTATTTCATTTTCGTTAATATGTGATGGCAATGGCAACTGCACAAGAATGCCATTAACATTGTTATC
The Spirochaetota bacterium genome window above contains:
- the folD gene encoding bifunctional methylenetetrahydrofolate dehydrogenase/methenyltetrahydrofolate cyclohydrolase FolD, coding for MAKIIDGKAVANEIKEDVKKEVEKLEKKYGKKPTLAVILVGNNPASEVYVRNKKKNSEEVGINSIQILLDENTTQHELLTLINQLNSDNNVNGILVQLPLPSHINENEIINAIDPFKDVDGFHPVNTGKLVIGEDCFIPCTPYGCQELIVRTMPDIKGKHIVIVGRSNIVGKPLANLMVQKNDRANCIVTVCHTATKDIGYYTRQADILVVAVGKAHMITKDMVKKGAVVIDVGINRIEDPENPGKTKLVGDVKFDEVSEIAYAITPVPGGVGPMTIAMLLKNTVKAFKLQNNISNKE